A region from the Microcella frigidaquae genome encodes:
- a CDS encoding ATP-binding protein, with product MQRLASLPDNVRRATIALLLLATVPTAYLAVAFSVADPLLAAWWPAAGLSVMAGMLARGRGRWVVILLVALATGSGNLLAGRDPLFAFLLGLGNSVEVMVIAALLAPAGAALRIASLRTASRFIVVALIGAIGAGVALGAVATVFLQRPFVEAAVQLTASHASATLVTLPLVLVPLVDGRPMRALEVAVQSLALGGLVAVVFWPGNDWPTAFVPVVALLWAALRFSLIVTALQLAVTAIAVIVLTTLGGGPFAAVSDDMRAPVVLIQIFLLVYATSALLIAGARSDWFQLIRRLKAQEEALRQGIVTADAGIVILDRSLDEPHPVAINPRAREILQGELPPYAIPTLDAAIAAGATTRVEFERAGHAFEAVLAGTGSAGGADLISIVIIDVTEREERERQARELSEELSRLNAQKDDFIAAVSHELRTPVTSIIGFSEDLDDGRLPPELAASGSIIARNARRLADVIEDVLELSRLSALGGPLPPPADVDLVRLAHECAGDAQGLALGRRVRVDVADDAPASLVVRSRERDLVRVCANLLSNAVKFSPDDAVIEVALAPADDGGAIVRVIDHGVGIPEEFRDMVWERFTRAPVESHRLVPGTGLGLPIVKALLESRLGGSARLLETPGGGTTVEVVLPAAAPAVSSAHTVV from the coding sequence ATGCAGCGGCTCGCTTCGTTGCCAGACAACGTCCGGCGCGCGACGATCGCCCTGCTCCTCCTCGCGACCGTCCCGACCGCCTACCTGGCCGTCGCCTTCAGTGTTGCCGACCCCCTGCTCGCCGCCTGGTGGCCCGCGGCCGGGCTCTCGGTGATGGCCGGGATGCTCGCGCGCGGCCGCGGACGGTGGGTGGTCATCCTGCTCGTCGCTCTGGCGACCGGCAGCGGCAACCTGCTCGCCGGGCGCGACCCCCTCTTCGCCTTCCTGCTCGGGCTCGGCAACAGCGTCGAGGTCATGGTGATCGCCGCGCTGCTCGCACCGGCGGGTGCCGCGCTGCGGATCGCCTCTCTGCGCACGGCCTCGCGCTTCATCGTCGTGGCGCTCATCGGCGCCATCGGGGCGGGCGTGGCTCTGGGTGCCGTCGCCACCGTCTTCCTGCAGCGGCCGTTCGTCGAGGCGGCTGTTCAACTCACCGCCTCTCATGCGTCGGCGACCCTCGTGACGCTGCCGCTCGTGCTGGTTCCCCTCGTCGACGGCCGCCCGATGCGGGCTCTCGAGGTCGCGGTGCAGTCGCTGGCGCTGGGCGGCCTGGTCGCGGTGGTCTTCTGGCCGGGCAACGACTGGCCGACGGCATTCGTGCCGGTCGTCGCCCTCCTCTGGGCGGCACTGCGGTTCTCGCTCATCGTCACCGCGCTGCAGCTCGCGGTCACGGCGATCGCGGTCATTGTGCTCACAACGCTCGGCGGCGGTCCGTTCGCCGCGGTGAGTGATGACATGCGTGCGCCCGTCGTGCTGATCCAGATCTTCCTCCTCGTCTATGCGACCAGCGCTCTGCTCATCGCGGGGGCGCGCAGCGACTGGTTCCAACTGATCCGGCGGCTCAAGGCGCAGGAGGAGGCGCTCCGGCAGGGCATCGTGACGGCCGATGCGGGCATCGTGATCCTCGACCGCTCGCTCGATGAGCCGCATCCGGTGGCCATCAATCCTCGGGCCCGGGAGATCCTGCAGGGCGAGCTGCCGCCCTACGCGATCCCCACCCTCGACGCTGCGATCGCTGCCGGCGCGACCACCCGCGTCGAGTTCGAGCGGGCGGGGCATGCCTTCGAGGCGGTGCTTGCCGGCACGGGGTCGGCGGGCGGCGCCGATCTGATCTCGATCGTCATCATCGATGTGACCGAGCGCGAGGAGCGCGAACGGCAGGCGCGGGAGCTCTCGGAGGAGCTAAGCCGCCTGAACGCGCAGAAGGACGACTTCATCGCTGCGGTCAGCCACGAGCTGCGGACGCCGGTGACGAGCATCATCGGCTTCAGCGAAGACCTGGATGACGGTCGGCTGCCGCCCGAGCTCGCGGCCTCGGGTTCGATCATCGCCCGCAACGCCCGCCGCCTCGCCGATGTGATCGAGGATGTCCTCGAGCTCAGCCGCCTGAGCGCGCTCGGTGGCCCGCTTCCCCCGCCCGCCGACGTTGACCTCGTGCGTTTGGCCCACGAGTGCGCCGGCGACGCCCAGGGCCTGGCGCTCGGTCGGCGGGTTCGGGTCGACGTCGCCGACGACGCACCGGCGTCGCTGGTCGTGCGCTCCCGCGAACGCGACCTGGTGCGGGTGTGCGCCAATCTCCTCTCCAATGCGGTGAAGTTCTCGCCCGACGACGCGGTCATCGAGGTGGCGCTCGCTCCCGCGGACGACGGGGGTGCGATCGTGCGCGTCATCGATCATGGTGTGGGCATCCCGGAGGAATTCCGCGACATGGTCTGGGAGCGGTTCACCCGCGCGCCGGTCGAGTCCCACCGGCTCGTGCCCGGTACCGGGCTCGGCCTCCCGATCGTCAAGGCCCTCCTGGAGTCGCGGCTCGGCGGGTCGGCCCGCCTGCTCGAAACCCCGGGCGGCGGAACGACCGTCGAAGTGGTGCTCCCCGCGGCCGCTCCGGCCGTATCATCGGCTCACACGGTCGTCTGA
- a CDS encoding sensor histidine kinase, giving the protein MDERGIAARIHDLPPWQRRAVIALLLLGMVMLSWVGLNAVTPDIPIALWWPAAAFAVVAVVASRGRRLGVTILVAVIFTLLNDSVGRPLGLSTAYGVANAIEAAVVCWWLTRHRPFPRMVTLPEAGRFLVAAGMGAAVIAVLAGSAAAVFVGADLLVIVPSLFTSHASAIFAIVPLFLVPLTVPLRAPVWEPIVQSIALVLLTFVVFAPAAALALTFFIITTLMWGAFRLPPLAPAIQTILLAFVATLATSVNVGPFAELVDHDFRGAIIALQLFIMTHAAAGVFVAGQAHDWTATTEALADRERDAQRVAEDLRRLNQQKDDFISAVSHELRTPVTSIIGFSETLLEGDPDPEVKQAGQVIYRNARRLADVIEDVLELSRLSTQRASSRTAETVDLARLLRHCIEDTVGIVPADRQVHVELVGAEHPVLVEAVEQDIVRVCSNILSNAIKFSPAGGAVSVVVTGHSADVQITITDEGPGIPLEEQEAIWSRFYRVQSPAHRAVPGTGLGLPIVRSLMEGRIGGTVALSSDGVRGTTVTVRIPRTPPPTAALQLPVDSAV; this is encoded by the coding sequence ATGGACGAACGGGGCATCGCCGCCCGCATCCACGACCTGCCCCCATGGCAACGGCGGGCGGTCATCGCCCTTCTCCTCCTGGGCATGGTCATGTTGTCCTGGGTCGGCCTCAACGCCGTGACTCCGGATATTCCCATCGCGCTCTGGTGGCCGGCGGCAGCCTTCGCCGTCGTGGCCGTGGTGGCCAGTCGTGGGCGCCGCCTCGGGGTCACGATCCTTGTCGCCGTCATCTTCACCCTCCTCAATGACAGTGTCGGCCGACCCCTCGGGCTGAGTACCGCCTACGGCGTTGCCAACGCAATCGAGGCAGCGGTGGTGTGCTGGTGGCTCACGCGGCATCGCCCCTTCCCGCGCATGGTCACCCTCCCCGAGGCGGGCCGCTTCCTCGTGGCGGCCGGTATGGGAGCTGCGGTGATCGCCGTCCTCGCCGGAAGCGCAGCCGCCGTCTTCGTCGGAGCCGACCTCCTCGTGATCGTGCCGTCTCTGTTCACCTCCCACGCGAGCGCGATCTTCGCGATCGTGCCGCTCTTCCTCGTGCCGCTCACCGTGCCCCTCCGGGCGCCGGTGTGGGAGCCGATCGTGCAGTCGATCGCCCTGGTGCTCCTGACCTTCGTCGTCTTCGCTCCGGCGGCCGCTCTCGCTCTGACCTTCTTCATCATCACGACCCTGATGTGGGGGGCGTTCCGCCTCCCGCCGCTGGCGCCGGCGATCCAGACGATCCTTCTCGCCTTCGTCGCCACCCTTGCGACCTCGGTCAACGTCGGGCCGTTCGCCGAGCTCGTCGACCATGACTTCCGCGGGGCGATCATCGCCCTCCAGCTGTTCATCATGACTCACGCCGCCGCCGGCGTCTTCGTCGCCGGGCAAGCCCACGACTGGACGGCCACGACCGAGGCCCTGGCCGATCGCGAGCGCGACGCGCAGCGGGTCGCGGAGGATCTCCGACGCCTCAACCAGCAGAAGGACGACTTCATCTCCGCCGTCAGCCACGAGCTGCGCACGCCCGTGACGAGCATCATCGGGTTCTCGGAGACCCTGCTCGAGGGCGACCCGGATCCGGAGGTGAAGCAAGCGGGCCAGGTGATCTACCGCAACGCCCGACGTCTCGCCGATGTCATCGAGGATGTGCTGGAGCTCAGCCGCCTGAGCACCCAGCGCGCGAGCAGCCGTACGGCGGAGACGGTCGACCTCGCGCGTCTGCTGCGGCACTGCATCGAGGACACCGTCGGCATCGTGCCGGCCGACCGCCAGGTGCACGTCGAACTCGTCGGCGCTGAGCACCCCGTGCTGGTGGAAGCGGTCGAGCAGGACATCGTGCGGGTCTGCTCGAACATCCTCTCGAATGCCATCAAGTTCAGTCCTGCGGGCGGCGCGGTCTCCGTCGTGGTGACCGGCCATTCCGCTGATGTTCAGATCACCATCACCGATGAGGGGCCGGGCATCCCGCTGGAGGAGCAGGAGGCGATCTGGAGTCGCTTCTACCGGGTGCAGTCGCCCGCGCATCGCGCAGTGCCGGGGACCGGCCTCGGGCTGCCGATCGTCCGCAGCCTGATGGAAGGCCGGATCGGGGGGACGGTCGCCCTGAGTTCGGACGGCGTTCGCGGCACGACGGTCACGGTTCGCATCCCCCGGACGCCGCCGCCGACCGCGGCGCTTCAGCTGCCGGTCGACTCCGCGGTGTAG
- the idi gene encoding isopentenyl-diphosphate Delta-isomerase produces MSETPETVVLLADDGTVIGEAPKATVHTADTPLHLAFSCHVFDPQGRVLVTRRALSKKTWPGVWTNSFCGHPAPGEDTVEAIARRAERELGLALTDVRVALPDFRYRAIDASGVVENEVCPVYTARASDDPRPAADEVAEWAWLDPVELRSAVAAAPFAFSPWLGWQLAAWQGGYTAESTGS; encoded by the coding sequence ATGAGCGAAACCCCCGAAACCGTCGTCCTGCTCGCCGATGACGGCACCGTGATCGGCGAGGCGCCGAAGGCGACCGTCCACACGGCAGACACTCCCCTGCATCTGGCGTTCTCGTGCCACGTGTTCGATCCGCAGGGGCGGGTTCTGGTGACCCGCCGGGCCCTGAGCAAGAAGACCTGGCCCGGAGTCTGGACCAACTCGTTCTGCGGGCACCCCGCCCCGGGGGAGGACACGGTGGAGGCGATCGCACGCCGTGCCGAGCGGGAACTGGGTCTGGCGCTCACCGACGTCCGCGTCGCACTGCCCGACTTCCGATACCGCGCCATCGACGCCTCCGGGGTCGTCGAGAACGAGGTCTGCCCGGTCTACACCGCTCGCGCGTCCGACGACCCGCGGCCGGCCGCCGACGAGGTCGCCGAATGGGCCTGGCTCGACCCGGTCGAGCTGCGGTCGGCCGTCGCTGCGGCGCCCTTCGCCTTCAGCCCCTGGCTGGGCTGGCAGCTGGCGGCCTGGCAGGGCGGCTACACCGCGGAGTCGACCGGCAGCTGA
- a CDS encoding polyprenyl synthetase family protein, with amino-acid sequence MSRNDHSTVAGSRAAMVDAVLERFFSLSKKRAAPLGAHYEHLWGLLERNTQGGKRFRPRMVMAAYAGLGGTDMDAAAYVGASFELLHTALIVHDDVIDRDFVRRGIPNISGAYRDHAVDRGVAVDIAEHRGVSAAVIAGDLALFNAYRLIDRSGVGSPMRERLLDVLDEAMFASAAGELIDVDFSIDPDMPLVDDIVTMERLKTAVYSFETPLQAGAILAGASEDTVRTLGDFGREIGIAYQIVDDVLGVFGEEEATGKTTIGDLREGKRTVMIAFACSTPAWARLCDLIGKVDLSLDEADEARSLLIACGARAFADDLARGYANRALARLAEPHIPASLRDELHPVAETVLKRVR; translated from the coding sequence GTGAGTAGGAACGATCATTCGACGGTCGCGGGGTCGCGGGCGGCGATGGTCGACGCTGTGCTGGAGCGCTTCTTCAGCCTATCCAAGAAGCGGGCCGCCCCCCTGGGCGCGCACTACGAGCACCTCTGGGGCCTGCTCGAGCGCAACACGCAGGGCGGCAAGCGGTTCCGGCCGCGCATGGTCATGGCCGCCTACGCGGGTCTCGGGGGCACCGACATGGATGCGGCCGCCTACGTCGGCGCGAGCTTCGAGCTGCTGCACACCGCCCTCATCGTGCACGACGACGTGATCGATCGCGATTTCGTGCGGAGGGGCATCCCGAACATCTCGGGCGCCTACCGCGACCACGCCGTCGACCGCGGCGTGGCGGTCGATATCGCCGAGCACCGCGGGGTCTCGGCGGCCGTCATCGCGGGCGACCTCGCCCTCTTCAACGCCTACCGCCTGATCGACCGCAGCGGCGTGGGCTCGCCCATGCGCGAGCGCCTGCTGGATGTTCTCGACGAGGCCATGTTCGCGAGCGCGGCAGGCGAGCTCATCGACGTCGACTTCTCGATCGACCCCGACATGCCGCTCGTCGACGACATCGTCACGATGGAGCGTCTCAAGACCGCGGTCTACTCGTTCGAGACGCCGCTGCAGGCGGGGGCGATCCTCGCCGGAGCGAGCGAGGACACGGTGCGCACGCTCGGCGACTTCGGTCGTGAGATCGGCATCGCGTACCAGATCGTCGACGACGTGCTCGGCGTCTTCGGCGAGGAGGAGGCGACGGGCAAGACGACCATCGGTGACCTGCGCGAGGGCAAGCGCACCGTCATGATCGCCTTCGCCTGCTCGACCCCGGCCTGGGCCCGGCTCTGCGACCTCATCGGCAAGGTCGATCTGAGTCTCGACGAGGCGGACGAGGCGCGCTCGCTCCTCATCGCGTGCGGCGCCCGCGCCTTCGCCGACGATCTGGCCCGGGGCTACGCCAACCGTGCGCTGGCCCGGCTCGCCGAACCCCACATTCCCGCCTCCCTGCGCGACGAGCTCCATCCTGTCGCCGAGACCGTGCTGAAACGGGTGCGATGA
- a CDS encoding phytoene/squalene synthase family protein, translating into MNRLSLYDRVADETAAVVIRRYSTSFGLASRLLEPAVRQHVENIYALVRVADEIVDGGVAEAGLDAVHAARYLNEFEAETNAAMQSGYSTNLVVHAFARTAREVGFGEELTEPFFHSMRMDLTDTEHDQQSFDRYVYGSAEVVGLMCLRAFVQGVDMSAEQNERMVAGARALGAAFQKVNFLRDLSADFETLGRSYFPGVNVDSFTEEDKVRLLDDIDADLRTSAAVIPDLPKGSRRAVALAQGLFAELSVRLRRTPATELIRARVRVPDPVKARIALGALAGRTPRPRAARTSAARPASIGA; encoded by the coding sequence ATGAATCGCTTGAGCCTGTACGACCGCGTCGCCGACGAGACCGCCGCGGTGGTCATCCGCCGCTACTCGACCTCCTTCGGGCTCGCCTCGCGCCTGCTCGAGCCGGCGGTGCGGCAGCACGTCGAGAACATCTACGCGCTCGTGCGGGTCGCTGACGAGATCGTCGACGGCGGGGTCGCCGAGGCCGGTCTCGACGCGGTGCACGCGGCGCGGTATCTGAACGAGTTCGAGGCGGAGACGAACGCGGCCATGCAGTCGGGCTACTCGACCAACCTCGTCGTGCACGCCTTCGCCCGCACGGCGCGCGAGGTCGGCTTCGGGGAGGAGCTCACCGAGCCGTTCTTCCACTCGATGCGCATGGACCTCACCGACACCGAGCACGACCAGCAGAGCTTCGACCGCTACGTCTACGGCTCGGCGGAAGTCGTCGGGCTCATGTGCCTGCGGGCGTTCGTTCAGGGTGTCGACATGAGCGCCGAGCAGAATGAGCGCATGGTCGCCGGGGCACGCGCGCTCGGAGCCGCCTTCCAGAAGGTGAATTTCCTGCGCGACCTCTCGGCCGACTTCGAGACGCTCGGGCGCAGCTACTTCCCGGGGGTCAACGTCGATTCGTTCACGGAGGAGGACAAGGTGCGGCTGCTCGACGACATCGACGCCGATCTGCGCACCTCCGCCGCGGTGATCCCCGACCTGCCCAAGGGAAGCCGCCGCGCCGTCGCGCTCGCCCAGGGCCTCTTCGCCGAGCTGTCGGTGCGCCTGCGCCGCACCCCGGCGACCGAGCTCATCCGCGCCCGCGTCCGCGTGCCCGACCCGGTGAAGGCCCGCATCGCCCTCGGCGCCCTCGCCGGCCGCACCCCCCGCCCGCGCGCCGCTCGCACCAGCGCTGCGCGCCCTGCATCGATCGGAGCCTGA
- the crtI gene encoding phytoene desaturase family protein has protein sequence MSRVVVIGGGIAGLSSAALLARDGHEVTLVEKRDELGGRAGSWEKDGFRFDMGPSWYLMPEVFDHFFKLCGTSAAEQLELVQLDPGYRVITQGFDTPTDIAASREENIALFESIEPGAGAKLERYLDSAVDTYEMAKKRFLYTSFASYGPLLRGDVLKRSAKLVKMLFQSLDDYVGRRFRDLRLRQILGYPAVFLGSSPFLTPAMYHLMSHLDMTDGVLYPMGGFTKLIERIAAVTEQQGVSIRTASPVARIVVDPTSKQVTGVELADGTAIEADIVVSAADLHHSETQLLPRELQTYPQEYWDKKTAGPSAILLYLGVKGELPQLEHHTLLFTANWRENFEAIFGPQPALPDPASLYICKPSGVDPSVAPEGHENVFVLVPAPPHLSFGRGDVDGDGDTPLEVYADRIIAQIADWAKIPDLADRIVVRRTYGPGNFNDDLNAWRGTALGPAHILSQSAFFRAGNVSKKVKGLYYAGGSTIPGIGLPMCLISAEILVKRLRGDTSTEALPEPLEPTVRSGAPAAA, from the coding sequence ATGAGCCGCGTCGTCGTCATCGGCGGAGGCATCGCCGGTCTCTCGAGCGCCGCCCTGCTCGCCCGCGACGGGCACGAGGTGACCCTCGTCGAGAAGCGCGACGAGCTGGGTGGCCGCGCCGGATCGTGGGAGAAGGACGGCTTCCGGTTCGATATGGGCCCCTCGTGGTACCTCATGCCGGAGGTCTTCGACCACTTCTTCAAGCTGTGCGGCACGAGCGCCGCCGAGCAGCTCGAGCTCGTGCAGCTCGACCCCGGCTACCGGGTCATCACGCAGGGCTTCGACACCCCGACCGACATCGCCGCCTCGCGCGAGGAGAACATCGCGCTGTTCGAGTCGATCGAGCCGGGCGCCGGAGCGAAGCTCGAGCGCTACCTCGATTCGGCGGTCGACACCTACGAGATGGCCAAGAAGCGCTTCCTCTACACGAGCTTCGCCTCGTACGGCCCGCTGCTGCGCGGCGACGTGCTGAAGCGCTCGGCGAAGCTCGTGAAGATGCTCTTCCAGAGCCTCGACGACTACGTCGGGCGCCGCTTCCGCGACCTGCGCCTGCGGCAGATCCTGGGCTACCCCGCGGTCTTCCTCGGCTCGTCGCCCTTCCTCACGCCGGCGATGTACCACCTCATGTCGCACCTCGACATGACCGACGGCGTGCTCTACCCGATGGGCGGCTTCACGAAGCTGATCGAGCGCATCGCTGCGGTCACCGAGCAGCAGGGGGTGAGCATCCGCACCGCCTCGCCCGTCGCGCGCATCGTCGTCGACCCGACTTCGAAGCAGGTCACCGGGGTCGAGCTGGCTGACGGCACGGCCATCGAGGCCGACATCGTGGTCTCGGCGGCCGACCTGCACCACAGCGAGACGCAGCTGCTGCCGCGCGAGCTGCAGACCTACCCACAGGAGTACTGGGACAAGAAGACCGCCGGCCCCAGCGCGATTCTGCTGTACCTCGGCGTGAAGGGCGAGCTGCCGCAGCTCGAGCACCACACGCTGCTGTTCACCGCGAACTGGCGCGAGAACTTCGAGGCGATCTTCGGCCCGCAGCCGGCGCTGCCCGACCCGGCCTCGCTCTACATCTGCAAGCCGAGCGGCGTCGACCCCTCGGTCGCGCCCGAGGGCCACGAGAACGTCTTCGTGCTCGTGCCGGCCCCGCCGCACCTGAGCTTCGGCCGCGGCGACGTCGACGGCGACGGCGACACCCCGCTGGAGGTCTACGCCGACCGCATCATCGCGCAGATCGCCGACTGGGCGAAGATTCCCGACCTCGCTGATCGCATCGTCGTTCGGCGCACCTACGGCCCCGGCAACTTCAACGACGACCTCAACGCCTGGCGCGGCACCGCGCTCGGGCCGGCGCACATCCTCTCGCAGAGCGCGTTCTTCCGGGCCGGCAACGTCTCGAAGAAGGTGAAGGGCCTCTACTACGCGGGGGGCTCGACGATCCCCGGCATCGGCCTGCCGATGTGCCTCATCAGCGCCGAGATCCTCGTCAAGCGCCTGCGGGGCGACACCTCGACCGAGGCTCTGCCCGAGCCGCTCGAGCCGACCGTGCGCTCCGGCGCTCCGGCCGCCGCCTGA
- a CDS encoding lycopene cyclase domain-containing protein — protein MELVNFAYLGALLISITGMMVLDRRFRLFFWRDARRAAIVLPLGVIFFLIWDVGGIVLGIFFRGVTDFMTGVLVGPELPLEEVFFLTLLCYNTMIAYTAAGDLLDRRAARRSSGGPAGAAAATDAEAGA, from the coding sequence GTGGAACTGGTCAACTTCGCCTATCTGGGCGCGCTGCTGATCTCGATCACCGGCATGATGGTGCTCGATCGGCGGTTCCGACTGTTCTTCTGGCGCGACGCCCGTCGCGCGGCGATCGTGCTGCCGCTCGGGGTGATCTTCTTCCTGATCTGGGATGTCGGGGGCATCGTGCTCGGCATCTTCTTCCGCGGAGTCACCGACTTCATGACGGGGGTGCTGGTCGGGCCGGAGCTTCCGCTCGAGGAGGTCTTCTTCCTCACGCTGCTCTGCTACAACACGATGATCGCGTACACGGCGGCCGGCGACCTGCTCGATCGGCGGGCCGCGCGCCGGTCATCCGGCGGCCCTGCCGGTGCCGCGGCGGCGACGGATGCGGAGGCGGGCGCATGA
- a CDS encoding lycopene cyclase domain-containing protein: MTYLLLNAPFLAVVGVVAVAAVLARRSPRWKAVGLAAILMLTLTAIFDNVIIGTGIVAYDDSFISGVRIGIAPIEDFAYTVAALVLLPSVWELLRRAPTQHDGEP, encoded by the coding sequence ATGACGTACCTGCTGCTCAACGCGCCGTTCCTGGCTGTCGTCGGTGTGGTCGCCGTCGCGGCGGTGCTCGCCCGGCGCTCGCCGCGCTGGAAGGCCGTCGGCCTCGCGGCGATCCTCATGCTGACCCTCACCGCGATCTTCGACAACGTGATCATCGGCACCGGCATCGTCGCCTACGACGACAGCTTCATCAGCGGGGTGCGCATCGGCATCGCGCCGATCGAGGACTTCGCGTACACGGTCGCCGCGCTCGTGCTGCTGCCCTCGGTGTGGGAGCTGCTGCGGCGCGCGCCGACCCAGCATGATGGGGAGCCGTGA
- a CDS encoding prenyltransferase has protein sequence MRTLGQLLVSSRPLSWINTAFPFAAAYLLTTGRLDLAFWVGTLYFLIPYNLAMYGINDVFDYESDLRNPRKGGVEGALLDPSIHRTTLWAAVISNVPFLVVLVVLGSPLSWLVLAVSVFAVIAYSAKGLRFKEKPVLDSITSSTHFVSPAVYGLVLAGVTWTPALWLILVAFFLWGMASHAFGAVQDVIADREGGLASIATVLGARLTTRLSVAAYALAGVLVLGTDWPGPLAIAAALPYVAITARFWMITDETAETANRGWKRFLLLNFIAGAIVTMLMIYWAINR, from the coding sequence GTGAGGACCCTCGGTCAGCTGCTCGTCAGCTCGCGCCCCCTGAGCTGGATCAACACCGCCTTCCCGTTCGCCGCGGCGTACCTGCTGACGACCGGGCGCCTCGACCTCGCGTTCTGGGTCGGCACCCTCTACTTCCTGATTCCGTACAACCTCGCGATGTACGGCATCAACGACGTCTTCGACTACGAGAGCGACCTGCGCAACCCGCGCAAGGGCGGCGTGGAGGGCGCGCTGCTCGATCCGAGCATCCACCGCACCACGCTGTGGGCGGCGGTGATCTCGAACGTGCCGTTCCTCGTGGTGCTCGTGGTGCTCGGGTCGCCGTTGTCGTGGCTCGTGCTCGCGGTCAGCGTGTTCGCGGTCATCGCCTACTCGGCGAAGGGCCTGCGCTTCAAGGAGAAGCCGGTGCTCGACTCGATCACCTCGTCGACGCACTTCGTGAGCCCCGCGGTGTACGGCCTCGTGCTCGCGGGTGTGACGTGGACCCCGGCGCTCTGGCTGATCCTCGTCGCGTTCTTCCTGTGGGGCATGGCCTCACACGCCTTCGGGGCGGTGCAGGACGTCATCGCCGACCGCGAGGGCGGCCTCGCGTCGATCGCGACCGTGCTCGGTGCGCGGCTCACGACCCGGCTCTCGGTCGCGGCCTATGCGCTCGCTGGCGTGCTCGTGCTAGGCACCGATTGGCCGGGCCCGCTCGCGATCGCGGCCGCGCTGCCCTATGTGGCGATCACCGCGCGGTTCTGGATGATCACCGACGAGACGGCCGAGACGGCCAACCGCGGGTGGAAGCGCTTCCTGCTGCTCAACTTCATCGCGGGCGCGATCGTCACGATGCTGATGATCTACTGGGCGATCAACCGCTGA
- a CDS encoding isocitrate lyase/PEP mutase family protein, which translates to MTPALTPPAPQPSTAEKAAALAALHVPGDPLIVVNVWDAMTARIVARTHGVRALATASHSVAYALGVEDGEGMTVDQALDAAGRITAATALPVSVDFERGYAPDAAGVQANVARLIERGGAGLNLEDSLAGATGPRRPLAEAAARVAAARAAAEAAAVPLAINARTDTLAAQPDAWAEAIDRANAYVDAGATSIFMLGLTTEQLVADAVAAVRAPIAVFARPGGIPLARLAELGVGRISFGPQLLGLTLAHLARAAEQLTARGEYPAELGYRYEL; encoded by the coding sequence ATGACCCCCGCGCTGACGCCGCCTGCCCCGCAGCCCTCGACCGCCGAGAAGGCCGCGGCCCTCGCCGCCCTGCACGTGCCGGGTGATCCGCTCATCGTCGTGAACGTGTGGGACGCCATGACGGCCCGCATCGTCGCCCGCACCCACGGGGTGCGGGCGCTCGCGACGGCGAGTCACTCGGTCGCCTATGCCCTCGGCGTGGAGGACGGCGAGGGCATGACCGTCGACCAGGCGCTCGACGCGGCGGGCCGCATCACCGCCGCGACCGCACTGCCGGTGAGCGTCGACTTCGAGCGGGGATACGCCCCGGATGCCGCCGGCGTTCAGGCGAATGTCGCACGGCTCATCGAGCGCGGCGGCGCCGGGCTCAACCTCGAAGACTCCCTGGCAGGCGCGACCGGGCCGCGGCGCCCCCTCGCGGAGGCCGCGGCCCGCGTGGCCGCCGCGCGCGCCGCGGCCGAGGCGGCCGCCGTTCCGCTCGCCATCAACGCGCGCACCGACACCCTGGCCGCCCAGCCAGACGCCTGGGCCGAGGCGATCGACCGGGCGAATGCCTACGTCGACGCGGGCGCGACGAGCATCTTCATGCTGGGCCTCACCACCGAGCAGCTCGTCGCCGATGCGGTCGCGGCGGTGCGTGCGCCGATCGCGGTGTTCGCCCGGCCGGGCGGCATCCCGCTCGCCCGCCTGGCCGAGCTCGGCGTCGGGCGCATCTCGTTCGGCCCGCAGTTGCTCGGCCTCACCCTCGCGCACCTCGCCCGCGCGGCCGAGCAGCTCACCGCGCGCGGCGAGTACCCGGCTGAGCTCGGCTACCGTTACGAGCTGTGA
- a CDS encoding MarR family winged helix-turn-helix transcriptional regulator: MDAPPPAADRIEPDPAADPVAAIERAIAELRRSGPRVRPKPEPREHPWHGRGRHEHPFSTMARYRLLSQLDRLGDGASVSDLAAAIGVDQPRASRVIADCAARGLVARATDPADARRTLVTLTDAGRAVLDERRRDRRAAVERSLEGFTAEERAQLAALLARFVAGSRSD, translated from the coding sequence ATGGATGCTCCGCCTCCCGCCGCCGACCGCATCGAGCCCGACCCCGCCGCCGACCCGGTCGCGGCCATCGAGCGCGCGATCGCCGAGCTGCGCCGCTCGGGCCCGCGGGTCCGCCCGAAGCCGGAGCCGCGAGAACACCCGTGGCACGGGCGCGGTCGGCACGAGCATCCCTTCTCGACGATGGCGCGCTACCGCCTGCTGTCGCAGCTCGACCGCCTGGGCGATGGGGCGAGCGTGAGCGACCTCGCCGCCGCGATCGGCGTCGACCAGCCGCGGGCCAGCCGCGTCATCGCCGACTGCGCGGCACGGGGGCTCGTCGCGCGCGCGACCGACCCGGCTGACGCGCGGCGCACGCTCGTGACGCTCACCGACGCCGGCCGCGCCGTGCTCGACGAGCGCCGCCGCGACCGGCGAGCCGCGGTCGAGCGCTCGCTCGAGGGGTTCACCGCCGAGGAGCGCGCCCAGCTCGCCGCACTGCTGGCCCGCTTCGTGGCAGGGTCCCGCTCCGACTAA